From a region of the Stenotrophomonas sp. BIO128-Bstrain genome:
- a CDS encoding MacB family efflux pump subunit, with amino-acid sequence MSSASTGTPLLRLRDLRREFPAGDETIAVLRDVNLDIAAGEMVAIVGQSGSGKSTLMNILGCLDRPTRGSYQVAGRETGRMEPDELAELRREHFGFIFQRYHLLGDLDARGNVAVPAVYAGSPGPVRTARAEQLLQRLGLGDRMNHKPGQLSGGQQQRVSIARALMNGGEVILADEPTGALDTRSGEEVMGILGELHAEGHTIIIVTHDMSVAEHAQRIIEIRDGEIIADRTNPNAPRYRAQRQPTVAAGKGHSWRAARDRFTEAFRMALLAMNAHRLRTFLTMLGIIIGIASVVSVVAMGNGSQQQILQNISALGTNTIDVYPGRGFGDMRSARVQTLKASDADALGRQSYIDSATPSVSSSVTARYRNQSATAQVNGVGEQFFRVKGVTLVAGSFFDTDAVRSLAQVAIIDENTRTQFFPNGEDPVGQVILLGNVPVRVVGVAQRQSFGFGGSTSLSVWVPYTTVMSRMLGQSHVSSITVRVDDATPMDAAQAAISKLLIMRHGTEDFFLSNSAEIRQTIEQTTRTMTLLISAIAAIALLVGGIGVMNIMLVSVTERTREIGVRMAVGARQSDIRQQFLIEAVLVCLLGGLLGVGLSLVVGWLFGKFAPDFQMLFSTASIVAAFACSSLIGVAFGFLPARNAAQLDPVEALARE; translated from the coding sequence ATGAGCAGCGCCTCGACGGGCACGCCGCTGCTGCGGCTGCGCGACCTGCGCCGCGAGTTTCCGGCGGGCGATGAGACCATCGCAGTGCTGCGCGATGTCAATCTGGACATCGCCGCCGGCGAGATGGTGGCCATCGTTGGCCAGTCCGGTTCGGGCAAGTCCACGCTGATGAACATCCTCGGCTGCCTGGATCGGCCGACCCGTGGCAGTTACCAGGTCGCCGGCCGCGAGACCGGCCGCATGGAGCCGGACGAGCTGGCCGAACTGCGCCGCGAGCATTTCGGTTTCATCTTCCAGCGCTACCACCTGCTCGGCGATCTGGATGCGCGCGGCAATGTCGCCGTGCCGGCCGTGTACGCCGGCAGCCCCGGCCCGGTGCGCACCGCACGCGCCGAACAGCTGCTGCAGCGGCTCGGCCTGGGCGACCGCATGAACCACAAGCCCGGCCAGTTGTCTGGTGGCCAGCAGCAGCGCGTGTCGATTGCTCGGGCGCTGATGAACGGTGGCGAGGTGATCCTGGCCGATGAGCCGACCGGCGCGCTGGACACCCGATCCGGCGAAGAAGTGATGGGCATCCTCGGCGAGCTGCATGCCGAAGGCCACACCATCATCATCGTGACCCACGACATGAGCGTGGCCGAACACGCCCAGCGCATCATCGAAATCCGCGACGGCGAGATCATTGCCGACCGCACCAATCCGAATGCACCGCGCTACCGCGCGCAGCGCCAGCCCACCGTGGCCGCCGGCAAGGGCCACAGCTGGCGGGCCGCGCGCGACCGCTTCACCGAAGCGTTCCGTATGGCCCTGCTGGCAATGAACGCCCACCGCCTGCGCACCTTCCTGACCATGCTCGGCATCATCATCGGCATCGCTTCGGTGGTCTCGGTGGTGGCGATGGGCAACGGCTCGCAGCAGCAGATCCTGCAGAACATCAGCGCACTGGGCACCAATACGATCGATGTGTATCCCGGGCGCGGGTTCGGCGACATGCGCTCGGCCCGCGTACAGACCCTCAAGGCCAGCGACGCCGATGCACTGGGCCGGCAGAGCTATATCGACAGTGCCACGCCGAGCGTCTCCTCCTCGGTGACCGCGCGCTACCGCAACCAGTCGGCCACCGCGCAGGTCAACGGCGTGGGCGAGCAGTTCTTCCGGGTCAAGGGCGTGACCCTGGTCGCCGGCAGCTTCTTCGATACCGATGCGGTGCGCAGCCTGGCCCAGGTGGCGATCATCGACGAAAACACCCGCACCCAGTTCTTCCCCAATGGCGAGGACCCGGTGGGCCAGGTGATCCTGCTCGGCAACGTGCCGGTGCGCGTGGTCGGCGTGGCGCAGCGGCAGAGCTTCGGTTTCGGCGGCAGCACCAGCCTGAGCGTGTGGGTGCCGTACACCACGGTGATGTCGCGGATGCTGGGCCAGAGCCATGTGTCCAGCATCACCGTGCGCGTGGACGATGCCACCCCGATGGATGCCGCGCAGGCCGCGATTTCCAAGCTGCTGATCATGCGCCACGGCACCGAGGATTTCTTCCTCAGCAACAGCGCCGAGATCCGCCAGACCATCGAACAGACGACCCGCACGATGACCCTGCTGATCAGTGCCATTGCCGCCATCGCGCTGCTGGTCGGCGGCATCGGCGTGATGAACATCATGCTGGTCTCGGTGACCGAACGGACCCGCGAGATCGGCGTGCGCATGGCCGTCGGCGCGCGGCAGAGCGACATCCGCCAGCAGTTCCTGATCGAGGCGGTGCTGGTGTGCCTGCTCGGCGGTCTGCTCGGCGTCGGCCTGTCGCTGGTGGTCGGCTGGCTGTTCGGCAAGTTCGCGCCAGACTTCCAGATGCTGTTCTCGACCGCGTCCATCGTGGCCGCCTTTGCCTGCTCCAGCCTGATCGGCGTGGCGTTTGGTTTCCTGCCGGCCCGCAATGCCGCCCAACTTGATCCCGTGGAGGCGCTGGCGCGCGAATGA
- a CDS encoding TolC family protein has translation MKISPALLHPASLRPLALACVTALTLSACVSTGRYQVDAPAVPATYGRGDATLNTPTEPVSEQPHATSADVRTDAWWTQFGDPGLDRVIDRALAANTDLVSAGLAVQRARLQAGLADNALWPQPSGSVSSSGNRPIDQSADWNRGSSAGVSLGWEIDLWGRLRTQRDIAQWEAQASQEDLQNTALLVISDVATQYWTLAFLNQSINAGQANLERLQRTRELVQARFDAGAVSRLDVRQAAQSLEAQRAAQSALVQQRVAARNALTVLLDGQPLSVADEPQQLQRVASPVIAEGLPADLLGRRPDLRAAELRLRNSLKTIKVTATQYYPALSLTGSVGTGATSLSDVLKNPVATLGAGLSLPFLNVRQAQLNTRLAGTDYQIAANGFRRTLYTALSEVDNALSARTQFATQVAASQASYDEAVEIERMYEVRYRVGATDLRTWLEAQQTRRDAELSLASVRQRQLINDVTLFKALGGSAG, from the coding sequence ATGAAGATTTCTCCTGCTCTGCTGCACCCCGCTTCGCTGCGTCCACTGGCCCTGGCCTGCGTGACCGCACTGACCCTGTCGGCCTGCGTCAGCACCGGTCGCTACCAAGTCGACGCGCCGGCAGTACCGGCCACCTATGGCCGCGGCGATGCCACCCTGAACACCCCCACCGAGCCCGTGAGCGAACAGCCGCACGCCACATCGGCCGATGTCCGCACCGATGCCTGGTGGACCCAGTTCGGTGACCCCGGCCTCGACCGTGTGATCGACCGCGCCCTGGCCGCCAACACCGACCTCGTCTCGGCCGGGCTGGCGGTGCAGCGCGCGCGCCTGCAGGCCGGGCTGGCCGACAACGCACTGTGGCCACAGCCCTCGGGCAGTGTCAGCAGCAGCGGCAACCGCCCGATCGACCAAAGCGCGGACTGGAACCGCGGCAGCTCGGCCGGCGTGTCACTGGGGTGGGAAATCGACCTGTGGGGGCGCCTGCGCACCCAGCGCGACATCGCCCAGTGGGAAGCCCAGGCCAGCCAGGAGGACCTGCAGAACACCGCCCTGCTGGTAATCAGCGACGTGGCCACGCAGTACTGGACGCTGGCCTTCCTCAACCAGTCGATCAACGCAGGGCAGGCCAACCTGGAGCGCCTGCAGCGCACCCGCGAACTGGTCCAGGCCCGCTTCGATGCCGGTGCGGTCTCGCGGCTGGACGTGCGCCAGGCCGCCCAGAGCCTGGAGGCACAGCGTGCCGCGCAGAGTGCGCTGGTGCAGCAACGCGTTGCCGCGCGCAATGCACTGACCGTACTGCTGGATGGGCAGCCGCTGTCCGTGGCCGACGAGCCGCAACAGCTGCAGCGGGTGGCCAGCCCGGTGATCGCCGAAGGCCTGCCGGCCGATCTGCTCGGCCGCCGGCCCGACCTGCGCGCGGCCGAGCTGCGGCTGCGCAACAGCCTGAAGACCATCAAGGTGACCGCGACCCAGTACTACCCGGCGCTGAGCCTTACCGGCAGCGTGGGTACGGGCGCTACCTCGCTGTCGGACGTGCTGAAGAATCCGGTCGCCACGCTCGGCGCCGGGCTGTCGCTGCCGTTCCTCAACGTGCGCCAGGCGCAGTTGAACACCCGGCTGGCCGGCACGGATTATCAGATCGCCGCCAACGGCTTCCGCCGCACGCTGTACACCGCGCTGTCGGAGGTGGACAACGCCTTGTCGGCGCGCACGCAGTTTGCCACCCAGGTGGCGGCCTCGCAGGCGTCCTACGACGAAGCGGTCGAGATCGAGCGGATGTATGAAGTGCGCTACCGGGTCGGCGCCACCGACCTGCGAACCTGGCTGGAAGCGCAGCAGACCCGGCGTGATGCGGAGCTGTCGCTGGCGTCGGTGAGGCAGCGCCAGTTGATCAACGATGTGACGTTGTTCAAGGCATTGGGCGGCAGCGCAGGCTGA
- the rlmB gene encoding 23S rRNA (guanosine(2251)-2'-O)-methyltransferase RlmB yields MSKQSQWIVGVNAVASSIENDAENVREVLIEAGAKNPRLTEIEENARRKGIDVRKVNTQALDGVGGSVRHQGVAARYQAARTWGENELEGLVEAAEGKALLLILDEVQDPHNLGACLRSAAAAGATAVIIPKDKSASVNATVRKTSAGAADRIPVVQVTNLSRCLKDLQKLGVWIYGLAGEATESLYAIDLKGNVALVLGGEADGLRRLTRENCDGLVKIPMPGDIESLNVSVATGVSLFEAVRQRGL; encoded by the coding sequence ATGAGCAAGCAAAGCCAGTGGATCGTCGGCGTCAACGCCGTCGCCTCTTCGATCGAGAATGATGCCGAGAACGTCCGCGAGGTCCTCATCGAGGCCGGTGCGAAGAATCCGCGTCTGACCGAGATCGAGGAAAACGCACGCCGCAAGGGCATCGACGTGCGCAAGGTGAACACCCAGGCGCTGGACGGTGTGGGCGGTTCGGTGCGTCACCAGGGCGTGGCGGCGCGCTACCAGGCCGCGCGGACCTGGGGCGAGAACGAACTGGAAGGGCTGGTCGAAGCGGCCGAGGGCAAGGCCCTGCTGCTGATCCTTGATGAAGTGCAGGATCCGCACAATCTCGGCGCCTGCCTGCGCAGCGCAGCGGCCGCCGGTGCCACGGCGGTGATCATTCCCAAGGACAAGTCGGCCTCGGTCAACGCGACCGTGCGCAAGACCTCGGCCGGCGCGGCCGACCGCATCCCGGTCGTGCAGGTGACCAACCTCTCGCGCTGCCTGAAGGACCTGCAGAAGCTGGGCGTGTGGATCTACGGCCTGGCCGGTGAAGCCACCGAGTCGCTGTACGCAATCGACCTCAAGGGCAACGTGGCGCTGGTGCTGGGCGGCGAAGCCGACGGCCTGCGCCGCCTGACCCGTGAAAACTGCGACGGCCTGGTCAAGATTCCGATGCCGGGCGATATCGAGAGCCTGAACGTCTCCGTCGCCACCGGCGTGAGCCTGTTCGAGGCCGTCCGCCAGCGCGGCCTGTAA
- a CDS encoding GFA family protein yields the protein MPSLPEYSGGCQCGAIRFHVVGELTHSSICHCRMCQKAFGAYYAPLVSVRGSEFRWTRGEPRRFQSSNMVQRGFCADCGTPLTYEAPDGVAIAAGAFDEPARLPPTIQYGIEAKLPFVDRLGSLSALRSEQDAEAGDFLLHIVSHQHPDHDTSDWPPR from the coding sequence ATGCCGTCCCTCCCCGAATACAGCGGCGGCTGCCAGTGCGGCGCGATCCGCTTCCACGTGGTCGGTGAGCTGACCCACAGCTCGATCTGCCACTGCCGGATGTGCCAGAAGGCGTTCGGCGCGTACTACGCCCCCCTGGTGTCGGTGCGTGGCAGCGAGTTCCGCTGGACCCGCGGCGAGCCCCGGCGTTTCCAGTCCTCCAACATGGTCCAGCGCGGCTTCTGCGCCGACTGCGGCACCCCGTTGACCTACGAAGCCCCGGATGGGGTGGCGATCGCGGCGGGCGCTTTCGACGAGCCGGCCCGCCTGCCGCCGACGATCCAGTACGGGATCGAAGCCAAGCTGCCCTTCGTGGACCGCCTGGGCTCGCTGAGCGCGTTGCGCAGCGAGCAGGATGCCGAGGCCGGCGACTTCCTGCTGCATATCGTTTCCCACCAGCACCCCGACCACGACACCAGCGACTGGCCACCCCGCTGA
- the rnr gene encoding ribonuclease R — protein MKPKKPTQGAKAPKSPAPKKAAGPSGKPRAAAKKAGKLPPWMPESLNTPEPPRGNKRGPKPAHAGPIPTRRRPHPTPLDGEVQLDPFAAREAERYAQPIASREAILQLLDRCDGPQTAEEIAIHLGLTEPDRADALGKRLGAMCRDGQLVQNRRGGFAPLQAVNLITGVVIANPEGFGFLRPVEGGDDLFLPPFEMRKVLHGDRVLVNVTGIDRRGRREASISRVLERGMSRLIGRFSVEFGINYVVPDDKRVQRNVQIPPDQTGEARDGQLVVCELTQAPDTRRPPIGRIIAVLGDKLTASLVVETAIHGHELPFEFPAEVLAEATAVPMVVTPEQIGHREDLRNTPLVTIDGEDAKDFDDAVYCEPNAEGFRLVVAIADVSNYVRPGTPLDDEAQKRATSVYFPGFVVPMLPETLSNGICSLMPKVDRMCFVCDMQVNREGEVIHSRFYEAVMNSHARLTYNQVWEAVGENDPAARKAIGPLMPQVDRLYQLYHVLAKARTRRGAIEFETSEVRFVLDNTGEVTQAGMMVRNDAHKLIEECMIAANVQAARYLLAKHVPAPFRDHERPPESKYADLLEFLKEFKLSLPPWSKVQPADFTKLLKKVRDRPDAALLESVLLRSQSLAVYSPDNLGHFGLALDAYAHFTSPIRRYPDLLVHRAIKHALSGAAPEKFTYSPREMAALALQCSERARRADEAEREVDERYRAAWMEKHVGGQFDGVISGVTSFGLFVELDESKVNGLVHVTQLPHDYYQFDAVRKTLNGERRGKIYRLGDRVRILVLKASMEERKIDFRLVEEKDDSLPELPPRGQPAKRQKQKY, from the coding sequence ATGAAACCAAAGAAACCGACCCAGGGCGCGAAAGCCCCCAAGTCCCCGGCGCCCAAGAAGGCAGCCGGTCCGTCGGGCAAGCCCCGCGCTGCCGCCAAGAAGGCCGGCAAGCTGCCACCCTGGATGCCCGAATCCCTGAACACCCCTGAGCCGCCGCGTGGCAACAAGCGGGGCCCCAAGCCCGCGCACGCCGGTCCCATCCCGACCCGTCGCCGCCCGCATCCCACCCCGCTGGACGGTGAAGTGCAGCTGGATCCCTTTGCCGCCCGCGAGGCCGAGCGCTATGCGCAGCCGATCGCCAGCCGCGAGGCGATCCTGCAGCTGCTCGACCGCTGCGATGGCCCGCAGACCGCCGAAGAGATCGCCATCCATCTCGGCCTGACCGAGCCGGACCGCGCCGATGCCCTCGGCAAGCGCCTAGGCGCGATGTGCCGTGATGGCCAGCTGGTGCAGAACCGCCGTGGCGGATTCGCGCCGCTGCAGGCGGTCAACCTGATCACCGGCGTGGTGATCGCCAACCCGGAAGGGTTCGGCTTCCTCCGCCCGGTCGAAGGTGGCGACGATCTGTTCCTGCCGCCGTTTGAAATGCGCAAGGTGCTGCATGGCGACCGCGTGCTGGTCAACGTGACCGGCATCGATCGCCGTGGCCGCCGCGAGGCGAGCATTTCGCGTGTGCTCGAGCGCGGCATGAGCCGCCTGATCGGTCGCTTCAGCGTCGAATTCGGCATCAACTATGTGGTGCCCGACGACAAGCGCGTGCAGCGCAACGTGCAGATCCCACCCGACCAGACCGGCGAGGCCCGGGATGGCCAGCTGGTGGTCTGCGAGCTGACCCAGGCGCCGGATACCCGCCGCCCGCCGATCGGCCGCATCATCGCCGTGCTTGGTGACAAGCTGACCGCGTCGCTGGTGGTGGAAACCGCCATCCACGGCCATGAACTGCCGTTCGAGTTCCCGGCGGAAGTGCTGGCTGAAGCCACCGCAGTGCCGATGGTGGTCACCCCGGAACAGATCGGCCATCGCGAAGACCTGCGCAACACGCCGCTGGTCACCATCGATGGCGAGGATGCCAAGGACTTCGACGACGCCGTTTATTGCGAACCGAATGCCGAAGGCTTCCGCCTGGTCGTGGCGATCGCCGACGTTTCCAACTACGTGCGTCCTGGTACGCCGCTGGATGATGAAGCGCAGAAGCGTGCGACCTCGGTCTACTTCCCGGGCTTCGTGGTGCCGATGCTGCCGGAGACGCTGTCCAACGGCATCTGCTCGCTGATGCCCAAGGTCGACCGCATGTGCTTCGTCTGCGACATGCAGGTCAACCGCGAGGGCGAGGTCATCCACTCGCGGTTCTACGAAGCCGTGATGAATTCGCACGCGCGCCTGACCTACAACCAGGTCTGGGAAGCGGTGGGCGAGAACGACCCGGCCGCGCGCAAGGCGATCGGTCCGCTGATGCCGCAGGTGGATCGCCTGTACCAGCTGTATCACGTGCTGGCCAAGGCCCGTACCCGCCGCGGTGCGATCGAGTTTGAAACCTCCGAAGTACGCTTCGTGCTGGACAACACCGGCGAAGTCACCCAGGCCGGGATGATGGTGCGCAACGATGCGCACAAGCTCATCGAAGAATGCATGATCGCGGCCAACGTGCAGGCTGCTCGCTACCTGCTGGCCAAGCACGTGCCGGCGCCGTTCCGTGACCATGAGCGCCCGCCGGAATCCAAGTACGCCGACCTGCTCGAGTTCCTGAAGGAATTCAAGCTGAGCCTGCCGCCGTGGTCGAAGGTGCAGCCGGCCGATTTCACCAAGCTGCTCAAGAAGGTGCGCGACCGACCGGACGCAGCACTGCTGGAATCGGTGCTGCTGCGCAGCCAGAGCCTGGCGGTGTATTCGCCGGACAACCTGGGCCACTTCGGCCTGGCACTGGATGCTTACGCGCACTTCACCTCGCCGATCCGTCGCTACCCCGATCTGCTGGTGCACCGTGCGATCAAGCACGCGCTCAGCGGGGCCGCACCGGAGAAGTTCACCTACTCACCGCGTGAGATGGCGGCACTGGCGCTGCAGTGCTCCGAGCGTGCGCGTCGTGCCGATGAAGCCGAGCGCGAAGTGGACGAGCGTTACCGCGCCGCGTGGATGGAAAAGCACGTCGGTGGCCAGTTCGATGGCGTGATCAGTGGCGTGACCAGCTTCGGCCTGTTCGTGGAACTGGACGAATCCAAGGTCAACGGCCTGGTCCACGTGACCCAGCTGCCGCACGACTATTACCAGTTCGACGCGGTGCGCAAGACGCTCAACGGCGAGCGCCGCGGCAAGATCTACCGTCTCGGCGACCGGGTGCGGATCCTGGTGCTCAAGGCCAGCATGGAAGAGCGCAAGATCGACTTTCGCCTGGTCGAAGAGAAGGACGATTCGCTGCCCGAGCTGCCGCCGCGCGGCCAGCCGGCCAAGCGCCAGAAACAGAAGTATTGA
- a CDS encoding DHA2 family efflux MFS transporter permease subunit, translating to MSAQAPAAPGAPAAPGMAFRPANVALCTAGLAMASFMQVLDTTIANVSLPTIAGNLGASSQQATWVITSFAVSTAIALPLTGYLSRRFGETKLFVWATLAFTLASLLCGLAQSMGMLVVSRAIQGFVAGPMYPITQSLLVSLYPREKRGQALALLAMITVVAPIAGPILGGWITDNYSWEWIFLINVPLGIFAALVVGNQLKGRPEHVEKPKMDYVGLITLVIGVGALQLVLDLGNDEDWFSSTKIIVLACVSVVALAVFLIWELTDKDPIVDLRLFRHRNFRAGTLAMVVAYAAFFSVALLIPQWLQRDMGYTAIWAGLATAPIGVLPVIMTPFVGKYASRFDMRMLATIAFIFLSFTSFLRSGFNLQVDFGHVAGIQLIMGIGVALFFMPVLQILLSDLDGREIAAGSGLATFLRTLGGSFAASLTTWLWARRTQEHHAHLTEHISGYTPGMQDQVTAMGQGDLQHGAAALNNMINHQASQMGFNDIFFLLGWIFLAIIAFLWLAKPPFGAGAGAASAGGH from the coding sequence ATGTCCGCACAAGCTCCCGCCGCGCCGGGCGCCCCCGCGGCGCCAGGCATGGCCTTCCGGCCGGCCAACGTCGCCCTGTGTACCGCAGGGCTGGCGATGGCCTCGTTCATGCAGGTCCTGGACACCACCATCGCCAACGTCTCGTTGCCGACCATCGCCGGTAATCTCGGTGCCAGTTCGCAGCAGGCCACCTGGGTCATCACCTCGTTCGCGGTCAGCACCGCGATCGCGCTGCCGCTGACCGGTTACCTCAGCCGCCGTTTCGGCGAGACCAAGCTGTTCGTATGGGCCACGCTGGCCTTCACCCTGGCCTCGCTGCTGTGTGGCCTGGCCCAGAGCATGGGCATGCTGGTCGTGTCGCGTGCGATCCAGGGCTTCGTCGCCGGCCCGATGTACCCGATCACGCAGAGCCTTCTGGTTTCGCTGTACCCGCGTGAGAAACGCGGGCAGGCACTGGCGCTACTGGCGATGATCACCGTGGTCGCGCCGATCGCCGGCCCGATCCTCGGGGGCTGGATCACCGACAACTACAGTTGGGAATGGATTTTCCTGATCAACGTGCCGCTGGGCATCTTCGCCGCGCTGGTGGTGGGCAACCAGCTCAAGGGACGCCCGGAGCACGTTGAAAAGCCGAAGATGGATTACGTCGGCCTGATCACCCTGGTGATCGGCGTGGGCGCGCTGCAGCTGGTGCTCGATCTGGGCAATGACGAAGACTGGTTCAGTTCGACCAAGATCATCGTGCTGGCCTGTGTGTCGGTGGTGGCGTTGGCGGTGTTCCTGATCTGGGAACTGACCGACAAGGACCCGATCGTCGACCTGCGCCTGTTCCGGCATCGCAACTTCCGCGCCGGTACGCTGGCGATGGTGGTGGCGTATGCGGCGTTCTTCAGCGTGGCGCTGCTGATTCCGCAGTGGCTGCAGCGTGACATGGGCTACACCGCGATCTGGGCCGGTCTGGCGACCGCACCGATCGGCGTGCTGCCGGTGATCATGACGCCGTTCGTGGGCAAGTACGCCTCGCGCTTCGACATGCGCATGCTGGCCACGATCGCCTTCATCTTCCTGTCCTTCACCAGCTTCCTGCGCTCGGGGTTCAACCTGCAGGTGGACTTCGGCCACGTGGCCGGCATCCAGCTGATCATGGGTATCGGTGTGGCGCTGTTCTTCATGCCGGTACTGCAGATCCTGCTGTCGGATCTGGACGGTCGCGAGATCGCCGCGGGCTCCGGCCTGGCCACCTTCCTGCGCACGCTGGGCGGCAGCTTCGCCGCCTCGCTGACCACGTGGTTGTGGGCACGCCGTACCCAGGAACACCACGCGCATCTGACCGAACACATCTCCGGCTACACCCCGGGCATGCAGGACCAGGTGACCGCGATGGGGCAGGGCGACCTGCAGCATGGCGCGGCCGCGCTCAACAACATGATCAACCACCAGGCGTCGCAGATGGGCTTCAACGACATCTTCTTCCTGCTGGGCTGGATCTTCCTGGCCATCATCGCCTTCCTGTGGCTGGCCAAGCCGCCGTTCGGCGCAGGCGCGGGTGCTGCCTCGGCCGGTGGGCATTGA
- the emrA gene encoding multidrug efflux MFS transporter periplasmic adaptor subunit EmrA, producing MSQTSAPAAEKAAPSRRGKLLRGLLVIVVLLLAALALWYFMFGRWFEETDDAYVQGNQVQITPLISGTVVGINADDGMRVERGQLLVQLDPADTEVALQQAEANLAKTVRQVRGLYRSVEGAQAELNARQVTLKRVREDFNRRKDLASTGAISNEELAHARTELAAAEAAVAGSRETFERSNALVDDTVIATQPDVQAAAAQLRQAYLNNARAGIVAPVTGYVARRSVQVGQRVQPGTALMAVVPTEQMWVEANFKETQLRHMRLGQEVELRSDLYGGDVTYKGRIDSLGLGTGSAFSLLPAQNASGNWIKIVQRVPVRIAIDAKQLAEHPLRIGLSIKAEVSLRDQKGTVLPTETAKGQVFDTDVYAKQLHSADDVIHQIIQSNLPQQAKAS from the coding sequence ATGAGTCAGACCTCCGCTCCTGCTGCCGAGAAGGCAGCTCCCTCCCGTCGCGGCAAGCTGCTGCGCGGCCTGCTGGTCATCGTGGTGCTGCTGTTGGCCGCGTTGGCCCTGTGGTACTTCATGTTCGGCCGCTGGTTCGAAGAAACCGACGATGCCTACGTGCAGGGCAACCAGGTCCAGATCACCCCGCTGATCAGCGGTACGGTGGTCGGGATCAACGCCGATGACGGCATGCGTGTCGAGCGCGGCCAGCTGCTGGTCCAGCTGGATCCGGCCGATACTGAAGTCGCCCTGCAGCAGGCTGAAGCCAACCTCGCCAAGACGGTCCGCCAGGTGCGCGGTCTGTACCGCAGCGTGGAAGGCGCGCAGGCCGAATTGAACGCGCGCCAGGTCACCCTCAAGCGCGTGCGCGAAGACTTCAACCGCCGTAAGGATCTGGCCAGCACCGGCGCGATCTCCAACGAAGAACTGGCGCATGCCCGCACCGAACTGGCCGCTGCCGAAGCAGCCGTGGCCGGCTCGCGCGAAACCTTCGAGCGCAGCAATGCACTGGTCGATGACACCGTGATCGCCACCCAGCCGGACGTACAGGCCGCCGCCGCGCAGCTGCGCCAGGCCTACCTCAACAACGCCCGCGCCGGTATCGTCGCACCGGTCACTGGTTACGTGGCGCGTCGTTCGGTGCAGGTCGGCCAGCGCGTGCAGCCGGGCACTGCCCTGATGGCCGTGGTGCCGACCGAGCAGATGTGGGTGGAAGCGAACTTCAAGGAAACCCAGCTGCGTCACATGCGCCTGGGCCAGGAAGTGGAACTGCGCTCGGACCTGTACGGCGGCGACGTGACCTACAAGGGCCGCATCGACAGCCTGGGCCTGGGCACCGGCTCGGCGTTCTCGCTGCTGCCGGCGCAGAATGCCAGCGGCAACTGGATCAAGATCGTGCAGCGCGTGCCGGTGCGTATCGCCATCGACGCCAAGCAGCTGGCCGAGCATCCGCTGCGCATCGGCCTGTCGATCAAGGCCGAAGTGAGCCTGCGTGACCAGAAGGGCACCGTGCTGCCGACCGAAACCGCCAAGGGCCAGGTGTTCGATACCGACGTCTACGCCAAGCAGCTGCACAGCGCCGACGACGTGATCCACCAGATCATCCAGAGCAACCTGCCGCAGCAGGCCAAGGCGAGCTGA